In a genomic window of Muntiacus reevesi chromosome 1, mMunRee1.1, whole genome shotgun sequence:
- the TINCR gene encoding TINCR ubiquitin domain containing isoform X2, which translates to MEGLRRGLSRWKRYHIKVHLADEALLLPLTVRPRDTLSDLRAQLVGQGVSSWKRTFYYNARRLDDHQTVRDVRLQDGSVLLLVSDPR; encoded by the exons ATGGAGGGGCTGCGGCGGGGCCTATCTCGCTGGAAGCGCTACCACATCAAGGTGCACCTGGCGGACGAGGCGCTGCTGCTGCCGCTCACTGTGCGGCCGCGGGACACGCTCAGCGACCTGCGCGCCCAGCTCGTGGGCCAGGGAGTGAGCTCCTGGAAGCGCACCTTCTACTACAACGCGCGGCGGCTGGACGACCACCAGACGGTGCGCGACGTGCGGCTACAGGACGGCTCGGTGCTTCTGCTCGTCAGCGACCCCAG GTAA
- the TINCR gene encoding TINCR ubiquitin domain containing isoform X1: protein MEGLRRGLSRWKRYHIKVHLADEALLLPLTVRPRDTLSDLRAQLVGQGVSSWKRTFYYNARRLDDHQTVRDVRLQDGSVLLLVSDPSTGYCGNPLRRKDGGSQVPRKVTWVGGCRAMAEGTKGAG, encoded by the exons ATGGAGGGGCTGCGGCGGGGCCTATCTCGCTGGAAGCGCTACCACATCAAGGTGCACCTGGCGGACGAGGCGCTGCTGCTGCCGCTCACTGTGCGGCCGCGGGACACGCTCAGCGACCTGCGCGCCCAGCTCGTGGGCCAGGGAGTGAGCTCCTGGAAGCGCACCTTCTACTACAACGCGCGGCGGCTGGACGACCACCAGACGGTGCGCGACGTGCGGCTACAGGACGGCTCGGTGCTTCTGCTCGTCAGCGACCCCAG CACTGGCTATTGTGGGAACCCGCTGcgaaggaaggatggagggagccAGGTGCCAAGAAAG GTAACCTGGGTTGGAGGATGCAGAGCCATGGCCGAG